The Candidatus Binataceae bacterium genome includes the window AATTTCGATCACCGACTCCACCGGCTACCAGCAGCTGCTCAGTGGCAAGGACCTCGACGAGCGCACCATGCTCGAGGAGCTGGTCCGCATCATCGCGGAGCGCGACCCCGACGTCATCGAAGGCCACAACCTGTTTCGCTTCGATTTCGAATACCTGGAGGCACGCGCGCGCCGGCATCGGGTTAAGCTCGCGTTGGGGCGCGATGGATCCGAGCTGCGTGCGCGACCGTCGCGCCTGCAAATCGCGGAGCGTTCGATCGCCTACCGCCGTTACGACATCTACGGTCGCAACATCATCGACACCTGGATTCTGGCCCAACACTACGATATTTCGAGCCGCGAACTGGAAGGGTTTGGCCTCAAACAGCTGGCGCAGCATTTTGGCATTGCGCGCGAAGCGCGGGTGTATATCGATGCGTCGCGGGTGAGCGAGTATTTCGATCGCGAGCCGGAGACCCTCTTCGAGTACGCACTCGACGATGCGCGCGAGACGCGCGGGTTGGCCGAGATTCTCTCGCCCAGCTACTTCGTGCAGGCGAAGATTTTTCCGTACTCGTACCAAACCGTGGTCCTGCGCGGTAACGCCACGCGCATCGATGCGCTCATGATGCGCGCGTATCTGGCCGCCGGGCATTCGATTCCGGCGCCCCAGCCACCCGCACCGGTTGCCGGCGGCTACACGGAGATGCGCCGCTGCGGGGTAGCGCGCGGCGTCCTGCATTGCGACGTGACCTCGTTGTACCCATCGCTGATGCTGCAATACCATCAAGCGCCCTCGGCGGACCGACTGGGCGTGTTCCTCAAGCTGCTCGGTGACCTGCGCAGCTTTCGGGTGCAGGCCAAGGCGCTCGCGCGCGAGCTGGACGGCGTGGAGCGGCGCAACCTGGAGGCACTGCAGCAGACCTTCAAGATTCTCATCAACTCGTTTTACGGTTACCTGGGCTTCGGACTCGGGCACTTCAACGACTTCGCGGTGGCCAACGAGGTCACGCGCCGCGGACGCGAACTGATCCGCGGGGCGGTCGAGGAGCTGGAAAGGCTCGGCGCACAGGTCGTCGAGGTCGATACCGATGGAATCTACTTCGTGCCGCCGGTCGGTGTGACCGATGAAGCCGGCGCGGACGCGCTCATCGACCAGCTCGCCGTGCTACTGCCAGAGGGAATCCGC containing:
- a CDS encoding DNA polymerase domain-containing protein; this encodes MAGSYQELAQRFYENRQLFGDPNERGIVAVEIASATEVEIFRRRAGNLTRERRPICLFVLLDDQTRLRGFKGALEVRTLDGDFRFRHLITLASGDTLEALKRHLRNTTGQAPNAPDAAYLALADPIEQHLMLTGTTYFTGLEFSDLVRVQLDIETYVTPGFEFPSPAREGDRVIAISITDSTGYQQLLSGKDLDERTMLEELVRIIAERDPDVIEGHNLFRFDFEYLEARARRHRVKLALGRDGSELRARPSRLQIAERSIAYRRYDIYGRNIIDTWILAQHYDISSRELEGFGLKQLAQHFGIAREARVYIDASRVSEYFDREPETLFEYALDDARETRGLAEILSPSYFVQAKIFPYSYQTVVLRGNATRIDALMMRAYLAAGHSIPAPQPPAPVAGGYTEMRRCGVARGVLHCDVTSLYPSLMLQYHQAPSADRLGVFLKLLGDLRSFRVQAKALARELDGVERRNLEALQQTFKILINSFYGYLGFGLGHFNDFAVANEVTRRGRELIRGAVEELERLGAQVVEVDTDGIYFVPPVGVTDEAGADALIDQLAVLLPEGIRLEIDGRYPAMFSYKMKNYVLLDEAGEMTIRGSGLKSRGLERFQRRFMEEIFRLLMEDRPTEISKLHDDYRGRLERHEIGIAELMKTETLQDSLDNYRSKISGKRRNLSAAYELALKSERRYQSGDQISYYVTGRGLRNRVAEAARLASEYDPARPDENVLYYQAKLAELYDKFRIFAERPGLFIPAPEPEEGEAPEQQQLLLE